The stretch of DNA TTAGGGAAGACACGAGTAAGAAATATGGAGAAGGAAGTGGTTTTTTCACGTGTATATTATGGTAAAGGGACTTTAAAAAATGAAATTTGACCAAGAAAAACTGCGATAATGAGctgcttctttttttccagcAAGTTGTATGAGAAACCTTAGTTTGAACAGTGGATGAATCTTCTCGACTTTGAGTACCGCCGCTATAGTTGTATTTTGTGAGGGAAAACAGGGAAATAGGGTAGTTTAGACGATAAATACACATGTGAATGGTTTGTGTCTTCTTCTATTCGATTTTCGAGTTTTAGATGTTTTTGCAAATCTGAAGTTAGAGGGGGCATTttctccaagtacagtttttttttccatatactttttttttttttttttctgcatatacattcatttaattataactttgccgtgaaagaataacctttgaaatgaatgtacgcttacacgaatattactaattaaacacgtttagtgtcatggtccaacttggcacgtacctatttccagtaaaaaaatcataaaaaaacctggttcagtccgtgttgtatgttggtccacatagcttcgcgtgtttgttcgttcatcgggaaaacgccactccagtctccagttctctaatctcaatccttccattgccctcttcatttgcattgcctttgaaaacttctccttgtggttcttcttcgtcattggtttggttctgcgtcccctgtggtgactacgcgccctgctacgctgttctctcggtggcctcggccgccttttacgcttgctactgtgtctactctcgctcatcgtgaagtgctggcggttgtccatcgtagaaacacatctgggcttccttcaggaattgaagcaaaccctgttggacatgtcccaggGTGGCGTCGTCCCCTGAGTACCGGAgggatctctccatcttccagatcccataAGCCAATTCCCGCAGATATTTGCGTgtcttgacttgttgatgtttccggggggcgtcactgttcacatgccctgggaaagaggggagtactccacatttcgactcggtaaagatccagtcctttagagagtccactgacggaatcttcatcctggtcaacatggaaagaagaacttcgcACTTGCAGAAGATATGCTCGTGCAGATCCTGAATGATGGCCTTATCACAGAGCCCGCATCCTggattcttcttggtgaaaacgtggtcgtcagggtatctccatttcaCGAGCGGAAGTCGAGATATCCGCatgaggtgaagaacttgtgctttgttggcgtcggcgATGTAGTGTTTTCGAAGGTCATGCATTACCTCCTGCcagaccatgtcgtcaGAGATGCCCCCGTAGTCGCTTCGTTGAGTCCACTTCTTCGGTCGTgcaagtgtgtgtgggaagtttggcaagtcgggagacgaggtcttgtgaaacatgaagttctctaGAGTAAGTGGTCCCATGCTCCACCGGAGGTGGTCGATTTCCGCTGTGGACACCATTCTGACCGGATGGTATCGTCTCGCGGCTGCGATGTCGACGTGTGCTTCCCGGaaagattctgctgctctcacgTTCACCTGGTTTCGTTCCCAGATTCTGTGATtaactgtgtctgttgtagAGGGCTcgtgatcttctcgagggttGGCATGTTCCGCGGTGAggggcttgttgagctcgaaagaagctctGATTGCGTCTCgcatggtgggggaggcTGCGTAGCCCCAAGCTTGGCCTGTCGGAAAGCGGCAGTCGACGCGCTGGTGTGGCTTTTCCTGTGTGAGACTGTGAGTTCTGCTGTAGAACTGGAAGGTGCAGTCCCAAAGGGCCGGCGATGAGCCATGGAAGAACCTGTAAGCCCGAGCGGCCTTCAGGCACACCATGAAACGTCCCATGTCCCGCAGGTTcagtcctcctctgcctacCGGAGTTTGGATGAAACCATTGCTGAAGGTTTTGCGTGTTTTGTCGGGTGATAatttgttgatcttgtcgcaCGCTAGTTCGTTCAGCTCTCGGATGAAGGTGTTGTCGATCTGGCTGACGTAGGGTCCAAGGAAATTCagtttcgagaagaagtagatgtTGATCATCCACGCCTTGCTGTAATAGGGGAGACCCCATAGTGAAAGGCGTCGCAgcgactccttgaggtcctccttgatctgagcgTAGTGCGTGTCCAACCTTTCGCGATTTCCGAAGTGTACTCCGAGGTACCGGAAAATGTTGTCAGATGTCCGGAGCGTCGGGGCCTgtcgtgtgttgttgtcggttgGCCAGGTGGCGTCAATTGTTCGCTGCCATTCTGCGTCAATAAAGGTTAGTGGAACAAAACAATCGGGGGGGCCGATCTTCTGAAGCACCGTCTTTGACGGGTTTAGTGTGAGGCCTGAGACccgttggaagaggcagagcaCTCTACCAACCGTGGCCAcgtcctggatgttgttgaggaacacCGCTATGTCGTCCGCGAAAGCCGACACCTTCATGTGTccagctgccactgcctccGGGTGAGTAGGGGGTTGTGGCGGCCTGTGCCcagtggtgtggtggtgggataGTGGCAGGCCTGGGGCCAGTCCAAACATCTCTCGGTCCAGACGACGCACAAGTGCGTCTACTgcgatgatgaagagggttggagagagagggcaTCCTTGTCTCACTCCGATCTTGATGCGGACTGGGCGAGATAGGACACCTCTGATGTTGATTCTCGTTACTGCGTTCTGTTGTACAGCTAGGATACGGTTGATCATCAGTTCCGAGACACCCACATTTCGAAGCGTCTTTATCACCCAACTCTGGCTGATAGTGTCGTAGGCTTTCCGGAAGTCCAGTGATCCTACGACCCAACCCATGTTCAGCTGGGAGTAGGCGTTGCAAAAATGAtccatggtgtcgagaTTGTTAGTGATGTGTCGACCCGGTACGAAACCGTTTTGGGCGCCGTGAATGCTGTCCGGAAGaatgttctggatggcTTTGTTAATGAGCTGTGTGTAGATCTTCACCTCTGTGTTGATCAAAGAAATAGgcctgtagttggagatgtcggcCTGATCTCccgacttgtacagtagtttgatGATAGCGGTGTTGCGTTCGGTGCTGATGGGCGAGTCGGCTCCAGCTTCGTTGTAGACGTCCGTCATCAAGTCCCCCAGCTCATCCCAGCAGTCGCGGTAGAACCTGTACGGGATGCCGTCTGGCCCTGGCGCGCTGTTGTGCGTAGACGCCTTGATGGTATcgaagatctcctccttggtaaaAGACGAGTCCAGGCTTGGGTTAGCTGTATTCACCCTCCGGGTTTCTTCGGGGAAGAGGTCTAAAAAGgcgctgtcgtcggtgtcgtTGATATCGGCAGCTCTGTCGAAGATGTTGTCAAAGTATCGAGCTGAGATGTcgcagagagaggaggtgtcggtcttcactcggccttggtggttccGTAGGGAgtggatctccatctgttgCTTGGATTGTTCGACCCGAGCATGGAGCATCGGGTATG from Yarrowia lipolytica chromosome 1D, complete sequence encodes:
- a CDS encoding uncharacterized protein (Full length Line element), whose amino-acid sequence is MSFTSTTTPSKAPCKSTQAKMKSPNVKVITANIGGFKMAEALNRLPDTIVNIIRTTHYPDLVLLQETNWVDSSLQTAQQIISNSPYPGGRHYTLLGSTAGVSNRSVGVGLVYSDNVTITNFTTVFEYFPALDNRLCLADVHIKGTDRHLSLINVYAPNEQGASPFTNRQFYQSLDDYLRLHPCQYPLIAAGDWNAVASNDGRIGEKVTTHLKDFLANWDLLDTYTLISKHRKGLYTHTNNSRGAGRRLDQLHISSTLSQWIKSTQLVTNKQGHNITKSSHHAVQFVFNFGNLTQRQDRGPGTWRMPWWVFDTEYIAWLKFHVKSILKRYGPLKPSLKLQCLKENIKVTIQQEAKNRALRDSNHPDNRRREALMATASDWQAYPANEPYPMLHARVEQSKQQMEIHSLRNHQGRVKTDTSSLCDISARYFDNIFDRAADINDTDDSAFLDLFPEETRRVNTANPSLDSSFTKEEIFDTIKASTHNSAPGPDGIPYRFYRDCWDELGDLMTDVYNEAGADSPISTERNTAIIKLLYKSGDQADISNYRPISLINTEVKIYTQLINKAIQNILPDSIHGAQNGFVPGRHITNNLDTMDHFCNAYSQLNMGWVVGSLDFRKAYDTISQSWVIKTLRNVGVSELMINRILAVQQNAVTRINIRGVLSRPVRIKIGVRQGCPLSPTLFIIAVDALVRRLDREMFGLAPGLPLSHHHTTGHRPPQPPTHPEAVAAGHMKVSAFADDIAVFLNNIQDVATVGRVLCLFQRVSGLTLNPSKTVLQKIGPPDCFVPLTFIDAEWQRTIDATWPTDNNTRQAPTLRTSDNIFRYLGVHFGNRERLDTHYAQIKEDLKESLRRLSLWGLPYYSKAWMINIYFFSKLNFLGPYVSQIDNTFIRELNELACDKINKLSPDKTRKTFSNGFIQTPVGRGGLNLRDMGRFMVCLKAARAYRFFHGSSPALWDCTFQFYSRTHSLTQEKPHQRVDCRFPTGQAWGYAASPTMRDAIRASFELNKPLTAEHANPREDHEPSTTDTVNHRIWERNQVNVRAAESFREAHVDIAAARRYHPVRMVSTAEIDHLRWSMGPLTLENFMFHKTSSPDLPNFPHTLARPKKWTQRSDYGGISDDMVWQEVMHDLRKHYIADANKAQVLHLMRISRLPLVKWRYPDDHVFTKKNPGCGLCDKAIIQDLHEHIFCKCEVLLSMLTRMKIPSVDSLKDWIFTESKCGVLPSFPGHVNSDAPRKHQQVKTRKYLRELAYGIWKMERSLRYSGDDATLGHVQQGLLQFLKEAQMCFYDGQPPALHDERE